A genomic window from Cupriavidus basilensis includes:
- a CDS encoding response regulator, giving the protein MATILVVDDEMGIRELLSEILSDEGHVVEVAENAQKAREYRAGNTPDLVLLDIWMPDTDGVTLLKEWSAQGLLSMPVIMMSGHATIDTAVEATKIGALNFLEKPIALQKLLSAVEQGLARGIERPRSGVAAGAALPANGNGEGTAAIAAESAAETANGSPQRLPEAEMHFSFDMPLREARDLFERAYFEYHLLREHGSMTRVAEKTGLERTHLYRKLKQLGVELGRNKPEPAEQ; this is encoded by the coding sequence ATGGCAACCATCCTCGTAGTCGACGACGAAATGGGTATCCGGGAGTTGCTCTCGGAAATCCTCAGCGACGAAGGCCATGTGGTCGAAGTGGCAGAAAACGCGCAGAAAGCGCGCGAGTACCGTGCCGGCAATACGCCAGACCTGGTGCTGCTTGACATCTGGATGCCCGATACCGACGGCGTCACGCTGCTCAAGGAGTGGTCGGCCCAAGGCTTGCTCTCCATGCCCGTCATCATGATGTCGGGTCACGCAACCATCGATACCGCGGTGGAGGCAACCAAGATTGGCGCGCTCAATTTCCTCGAGAAGCCAATTGCCTTGCAAAAGCTGCTTTCGGCAGTCGAGCAGGGCCTGGCGCGTGGCATCGAGCGGCCACGCTCGGGCGTGGCCGCAGGCGCGGCGCTGCCCGCGAACGGCAATGGCGAGGGCACGGCGGCGATTGCCGCGGAAAGCGCCGCCGAGACCGCCAATGGCAGCCCGCAACGATTGCCAGAAGCCGAGATGCATTTCTCTTTCGACATGCCGCTGCGTGAAGCACGCGACCTGTTCGAGCGCGCTTACTTCGAATACCACTTGCTGCGCGAGCACGGCAGCATGACCCGCGTCGCCGAGAAAACCGGCCTCGAACGCACCCACTTGTACCGCAAGCTCAAGCAGCTTGGCGTGGAACTCGGCCGCAACAAGCCGGAACCTGCGGAACAATGA
- a CDS encoding sensor histidine kinase has product MSAPPSLWDSRFRRVLYRVVAGIIVFLALVLVALLAGASANTEFFDRYFTLLFKINLVIGILLVLIIGALALTLWLRYRRGKFGTRLMTKLAVFFGVVGVLPGVLIYLVSLQFVSRSIESWFDVRVETALEAGLNLGRSTIDSALSDLQGKARLMADQLTGSPNVATSLQLNRLREQYGVQEAAIFTGSGRVIATASSNYASLVPDLPSGVLAEQARLAGGYAAVEGGADPSVDSHHQPERTDGAHLYRLRVIVPLGPAPTAQTDTSSASDSASRPAGKPALNAASRWAGSGLSVERRPEDAASSGFGLVGDTVREERYLQVVHPVPAALARNADEVQRAYQEYQEKALGRTGLRKMYIGTLTLTLFLAVFIAVMLALLLGGQLARPLLMLLQGTKEVAEGDLSPKRELKSRDELGMLTQQFNMMTRQLSEARIAVEQNRSALEKSTAYLESVLQNLTAGVFVFDRRFVLITANPGAERIFRQPFAGELGQPIDSIPALGEFGDIVRQAFSEQSTSEMLGGAQHWQKQIELPQSDEEQALTLLVRGARLPGGHGDERDEPGYVVVFDDISDVISAQRSVAWGEVARRLAHEIKNPLTPIQLSAERLQMKLSPKLEGADVDVLKRGATTIVNQVQAMKRMVDDFRDYARTPPALLQSLQLNGLVAEVLHLYGIDDTGTHEHAVIHPSLAASLPEIKGDPTQLRQVIHNLLQNAQDAVADNLGAARAAPHIALHTETVEYKDSAGEDRQAVKLTIADNGPGFAPRILSRAFEPYVTTKAKGTGLGLAMVKKIIDEHGARIELRNRMEGSDIIGAQISILFVKLA; this is encoded by the coding sequence ATGAGCGCCCCGCCCAGCCTGTGGGACAGCCGGTTCCGGCGCGTGCTTTACCGCGTCGTGGCGGGCATCATCGTGTTCCTGGCGCTGGTGCTGGTGGCACTGCTCGCCGGCGCCTCGGCCAATACCGAATTCTTCGATCGGTACTTCACGCTGCTGTTCAAGATCAACCTGGTGATCGGCATCCTGCTGGTGCTGATCATCGGCGCGCTGGCGCTGACCCTGTGGCTGCGCTATCGCCGCGGCAAGTTCGGCACGCGGTTGATGACCAAGCTCGCCGTGTTCTTCGGCGTGGTCGGCGTGCTGCCCGGCGTGCTGATCTACCTGGTGTCGCTGCAATTCGTCTCGCGCAGCATCGAGTCCTGGTTCGACGTTCGCGTCGAGACCGCGCTCGAGGCCGGCCTCAACCTTGGCCGCTCCACCATCGACAGCGCGTTGTCGGACCTGCAAGGCAAGGCGCGGCTGATGGCCGACCAGCTCACCGGTTCGCCCAATGTCGCCACCTCGCTGCAGCTCAACCGGCTGCGCGAGCAATACGGTGTGCAGGAAGCCGCCATCTTCACCGGAAGCGGCCGCGTGATCGCCACGGCGTCTAGCAACTATGCGTCGTTGGTGCCGGACCTGCCCTCTGGCGTGCTGGCCGAGCAGGCCCGGCTAGCCGGCGGCTATGCCGCGGTGGAAGGGGGCGCCGATCCATCCGTCGATAGCCATCACCAGCCCGAGCGCACCGATGGCGCCCACTTGTACCGGCTGCGCGTCATCGTGCCGCTGGGCCCCGCGCCCACCGCGCAAACCGACACATCCTCAGCCTCGGATAGCGCCAGCCGGCCCGCGGGCAAGCCGGCCCTCAATGCTGCCAGCCGCTGGGCCGGGTCGGGGCTGTCTGTCGAGCGCCGCCCCGAGGACGCAGCATCGTCCGGGTTCGGGCTGGTGGGCGACACGGTGCGCGAGGAGCGCTACCTGCAGGTCGTGCATCCGGTGCCGGCAGCGTTGGCGCGCAATGCCGACGAAGTCCAGCGCGCCTACCAGGAGTACCAGGAAAAGGCGCTCGGCCGCACCGGCCTGCGCAAGATGTATATCGGCACGCTGACGCTCACGCTGTTCCTCGCGGTGTTCATTGCCGTGATGCTGGCGCTGTTGCTCGGCGGACAGCTTGCGCGGCCGCTGCTGATGTTGCTGCAAGGGACCAAGGAAGTGGCCGAGGGCGACCTCTCGCCCAAACGCGAGCTCAAGAGCCGCGACGAGCTCGGCATGCTGACCCAGCAGTTCAACATGATGACGCGCCAGCTGTCGGAAGCGCGCATCGCGGTGGAGCAGAACCGCAGCGCGCTCGAGAAATCGACGGCGTATCTCGAGAGCGTGCTGCAGAATCTCACCGCCGGCGTGTTCGTGTTCGATCGCCGCTTCGTGCTGATCACCGCCAACCCCGGGGCCGAGCGCATCTTCCGCCAGCCGTTCGCCGGCGAGCTGGGCCAGCCCATCGACAGCATCCCGGCCCTCGGCGAGTTCGGCGACATCGTGCGGCAGGCCTTCTCCGAGCAGAGCACCAGTGAAATGCTGGGCGGCGCGCAGCACTGGCAAAAGCAGATCGAGCTGCCGCAGAGCGACGAGGAACAGGCGCTCACACTGCTGGTGCGCGGCGCGCGCCTGCCGGGCGGGCACGGCGACGAGCGCGACGAACCCGGCTACGTAGTGGTATTCGACGACATTTCCGATGTGATTTCCGCTCAACGCTCGGTGGCGTGGGGCGAAGTGGCACGGCGCCTCGCGCATGAGATCAAGAACCCGCTGACCCCGATCCAGCTCTCGGCCGAGCGCCTGCAGATGAAGCTCTCGCCCAAACTAGAGGGTGCCGACGTCGACGTGCTCAAGCGCGGCGCGACCACCATCGTCAACCAGGTGCAGGCCATGAAGCGCATGGTCGACGACTTCCGCGATTACGCCCGCACGCCGCCGGCGCTGTTGCAGTCACTGCAGCTCAACGGCCTGGTCGCCGAAGTGCTGCATCTCTACGGCATCGACGACACCGGCACGCACGAACATGCCGTGATCCATCCGTCGCTGGCCGCCAGCCTGCCCGAAATCAAGGGGGATCCGACCCAGCTGCGCCAGGTGATTCACAACCTGCTGCAAAACGCGCAGGATGCGGTGGCGGACAACCTCGGCGCGGCTAGGGCGGCGCCCCATATCGCTCTGCACACCGAGACTGTAGAATACAAAGATTCTGCCGGCGAAGACCGGCAGGCCGTCAAGCTCACCATTGCGGATAACGGTCCCGGTTTCGCCCCGCGTATCCTTAGTCGCGCGTTCGAGCCGTATGTGACCACCAAGGCCAAAGGAACAGGCCTGGGTCTTGCGATGGTGAAGAAGATCATTGACGAACACGGCGCACGCATCGAGTTGCGCAATCGCATGGAGGGTTCCGACATCATCGGGGCGCAGATCTCCATCCTGTTCGTTAAACTGGCATAG
- a CDS encoding DUF4390 domain-containing protein: MLGILMALIALPGTARADGIEVNEARIEYQDGGFDLAASFDFDLPPPLEDALNKGISLYFVVDFQLSRPRWYWFDEKPVNASRSVRLSYHPLTRQYRVSTGGLQLPFMRLKGALQFIQRVRGWRVFERSMVKPGETYQAEARMRLDLTQLPKPFQINAVNTREWNLASEWRRFNFTVPSEFPPPPAPTPPPQLVPVPTPAPASAASAAVAGETRAVPFAQTVSTVLSPTTLVQPAAGQP, encoded by the coding sequence ATGCTCGGTATCCTGATGGCGCTGATCGCACTGCCGGGCACGGCGCGCGCCGACGGCATTGAAGTCAACGAGGCCCGCATCGAGTACCAGGATGGCGGCTTCGATCTGGCCGCGAGTTTCGATTTCGATCTGCCGCCGCCGCTTGAAGACGCGCTCAACAAAGGCATCTCGCTGTATTTCGTCGTCGATTTCCAGCTTTCCCGCCCACGCTGGTACTGGTTCGATGAAAAACCCGTCAATGCCAGCCGCAGCGTGCGGCTGTCCTACCATCCGCTCACGCGCCAGTACCGCGTGTCCACCGGCGGCCTGCAATTGCCGTTCATGCGCCTGAAGGGCGCGCTGCAGTTCATCCAGCGCGTGCGTGGCTGGCGTGTGTTCGAGCGCAGCATGGTCAAGCCGGGCGAGACCTACCAGGCCGAAGCGCGCATGCGCCTGGACCTGACGCAACTGCCCAAGCCGTTCCAGATCAACGCCGTCAACACCCGCGAGTGGAATCTCGCATCGGAATGGCGGCGCTTCAACTTCACCGTGCCGAGCGAATTCCCGCCGCCGCCCGCGCCCACACCGCCGCCACAACTGGTGCCCGTGCCGACACCGGCGCCGGCGTCTGCCGCGTCCGCCGCGGTGGCCGGCGAAACGCGTGCGGTGCCGTTCGCGCAGACTGTATCGACGGTGCTCTCTCCCACCACCCTGGTGCAGCCGGCCGCGGGCCAGCCATGA
- the rsmB gene encoding 16S rRNA (cytosine(967)-C(5))-methyltransferase RsmB, producing MRLQHESLAFQMLAAAAAVRGVNEGSALPLAIENAAAQYRLDRVRDAATRGALQDLAYRTMRQFGTARALVTKLVTRPPGALVDSLLAVALALLVEDEQGEGGYTEFTVVDQAVSAAASEPKTAHARGLVNAVLRRFLRERKALLAEVRQDDEARWNLPAWWLDALRKAYPDQWTALAESANVRPPMTLRVNTARVSVPDYLKRVLNAGMAGVAIGPQAVRLVRAFPVSQIPGFAEGDVSVQDAGAQLAAALLDLADGQRVLDACAAPGGKTGHILELANVEVTALESDAQRATRIDENLARLGQQATVVVGNASRPQDWWDNRQYDRILADVPCSASGIVRRHPDIRWLRREVDIPRLVTEQRRIVSQLWNLLKPGGILVYVTCSIFPTENEEQARWFGAQLPDAIRLQAPGQMLPGSMDQLAGGGNGSQEGLPTDHDGFFYARFQKRP from the coding sequence ATGCGCCTGCAACACGAATCCCTCGCCTTCCAGATGCTCGCCGCCGCGGCTGCCGTACGCGGCGTCAACGAAGGCAGCGCGCTGCCGCTGGCCATCGAGAACGCCGCCGCCCAGTACCGCCTGGACCGCGTGCGCGACGCTGCCACGCGCGGCGCCCTGCAGGACCTGGCCTATCGCACCATGCGCCAGTTCGGCACGGCGCGCGCGTTGGTCACCAAGCTGGTGACCCGGCCGCCCGGCGCGCTGGTGGACTCCTTGCTGGCCGTGGCCCTGGCGCTGCTGGTCGAGGACGAGCAGGGGGAAGGGGGCTACACCGAGTTCACCGTGGTCGACCAGGCCGTCAGCGCGGCAGCCTCCGAGCCCAAGACCGCGCACGCGCGCGGGCTGGTGAACGCGGTGCTGCGCCGTTTCCTGCGTGAACGCAAGGCACTGCTGGCCGAGGTGCGCCAGGACGACGAAGCGCGCTGGAACCTGCCCGCGTGGTGGCTGGATGCGCTGCGCAAGGCGTACCCGGACCAGTGGACCGCGCTGGCCGAGAGCGCCAATGTGCGCCCGCCCATGACCCTGCGCGTCAATACGGCGCGGGTCTCGGTGCCTGACTACCTCAAGCGCGTGCTCAATGCCGGCATGGCGGGCGTGGCCATCGGCCCGCAGGCCGTGCGGCTGGTGCGCGCGTTTCCCGTGTCGCAGATCCCCGGGTTTGCCGAGGGCGATGTCTCGGTCCAGGACGCCGGCGCGCAACTGGCCGCTGCGCTGCTGGACCTGGCCGACGGTCAGCGCGTGCTCGATGCGTGCGCCGCGCCCGGCGGCAAGACCGGCCACATCCTTGAACTCGCCAACGTGGAAGTCACCGCGCTGGAGAGCGACGCGCAGCGCGCCACCCGCATCGACGAGAACCTCGCGCGCCTGGGCCAGCAAGCCACCGTGGTGGTAGGCAACGCAAGCCGCCCGCAGGACTGGTGGGACAACCGCCAGTACGACCGCATCCTGGCCGACGTGCCGTGCTCCGCCTCGGGCATCGTGCGCCGCCACCCGGACATCCGCTGGTTGCGCCGCGAGGTGGATATCCCCCGGCTGGTCACCGAGCAGCGGCGCATCGTGTCGCAGCTCTGGAACCTGCTCAAGCCGGGCGGCATCCTGGTCTATGTCACCTGTTCTATTTTCCCAACGGAGAACGAAGAGCAGGCGCGCTGGTTTGGTGCACAGCTACCAGATGCGATACGATTGCAAGCGCCCGGCCAGATGCTGCCGGGCAGCATGGATCAGTTGGCCGGTGGCGGAAATGGCAGCCAGGAAGGCCTGCCCACCGATCACGATGGCTTCTTCTACGCCCGTTTCCAGAAACGACCCTGA
- the htpX gene encoding zinc metalloprotease HtpX: MFNWVKTFMLMAAITALFIVIGGMIGGRSGMMFALIMALGMNFFSYWFSDKMVLRMYNAQEVDASTAPQFYGMVQELAQRAQLPMPRVYLINEDAPNAFATGRDPEHAAVAATTGILRVLSERELRGVMAHELAHVQHRDILISTIAATMAGAIAALANFAMFFGGRDENGNRSNPIASIAVAILAPLAASLIQMAISRAREFEADRGGATISGDPQALAMALDKIHRYAQGIPFQTAEQHPATAQMMIMNPLSGSGIANLFSTHPATEERVARLMQMAQTGVYPV, translated from the coding sequence ATGTTCAACTGGGTCAAGACCTTCATGCTGATGGCCGCCATCACGGCGCTGTTCATCGTCATCGGTGGCATGATCGGCGGCCGCAGCGGCATGATGTTCGCGCTGATCATGGCGCTGGGCATGAACTTCTTCTCTTATTGGTTCTCGGACAAGATGGTCCTGCGCATGTACAACGCGCAGGAAGTCGACGCGAGCACGGCACCGCAGTTCTACGGCATGGTGCAGGAGCTGGCGCAGCGCGCCCAGCTGCCGATGCCGCGCGTGTACCTGATCAACGAGGATGCGCCCAACGCCTTTGCCACCGGCCGCGATCCGGAGCATGCCGCCGTGGCGGCCACCACCGGCATCCTGCGGGTGCTGTCGGAGCGCGAGCTGCGCGGCGTGATGGCCCATGAACTGGCTCACGTGCAGCACCGCGACATCCTGATCTCGACCATCGCCGCCACCATGGCCGGCGCCATCGCCGCGCTGGCCAACTTCGCCATGTTCTTTGGCGGGCGCGACGAGAACGGCAACCGCTCCAACCCCATTGCCAGCATCGCGGTGGCAATCCTTGCCCCGCTGGCGGCGTCGCTGATCCAGATGGCGATCTCCCGCGCCCGGGAGTTCGAGGCGGACCGCGGCGGCGCCACCATTAGCGGCGACCCGCAGGCGCTGGCGATGGCGCTCGACAAGATCCACCGCTATGCGCAGGGGATTCCGTTCCAGACCGCGGAGCAGCACCCGGCCACGGCGCAGATGATGATCATGAACCCGCTTTCGGGCAGCGGCATCGCCAACCTGTTCTCGACCCACCCGGCGACCGAGGAACGGGTGGCGCGGCTGATGCAGATGGCACAGACGGGCGTCTATCCGGTGTAA
- a CDS encoding LysE family translocator yields the protein MLGITDLPLFVGAVFLLNVTPGPDTAYIVGRSVAQGRAAGVVSALGVSAGCCVHSLAIAFGLTALLAASATAFTLIKFAGAAYLVWLGLRLIWQRSAPPGAHAAPAAQPGTRGLRALFMQGFLTNVLNPKVILFFISFFPQFVDRNAEHQALAFLALGGVMVAMSTLWNSLVAWMAGTLTRRASEAPRLKCWLDRIVGMAFIGLGARLAFAQR from the coding sequence ATGCTCGGCATTACTGACCTTCCCTTGTTCGTCGGCGCGGTGTTCCTGCTCAATGTGACGCCTGGCCCGGATACCGCCTATATCGTCGGGCGCAGCGTGGCGCAGGGCAGGGCGGCAGGCGTGGTCTCGGCGCTCGGGGTCAGTGCCGGCTGCTGCGTGCACTCGCTGGCCATCGCCTTCGGCCTGACAGCGTTGCTGGCGGCATCGGCCACCGCCTTTACCCTGATCAAGTTTGCCGGCGCGGCCTATCTGGTGTGGCTTGGGCTGCGCCTGATCTGGCAGCGATCCGCGCCCCCCGGCGCGCACGCTGCCCCCGCTGCCCAGCCGGGCACGCGCGGCCTGCGCGCTTTGTTCATGCAGGGCTTTCTCACCAATGTGCTGAATCCAAAGGTGATCCTGTTCTTCATTTCCTTCTTCCCGCAGTTCGTGGATCGCAACGCCGAGCATCAGGCCCTGGCCTTCCTGGCCCTGGGCGGCGTCATGGTGGCGATGTCGACGCTTTGGAACAGCCTGGTGGCATGGATGGCGGGCACCCTGACCCGCCGCGCCAGCGAGGCGCCGCGACTGAAGTGCTGGTTGGATCGCATTGTGGGCATGGCGTTCATCGGGCTGGGCGCGCGCCTGGCCTTCGCCCAACGCTAG
- the fmt gene encoding methionyl-tRNA formyltransferase has translation MSQAASPSQALRVAFAGTPEFARVALEAIHAAGFPVVAVLSQPDRPAGRGLQLQASPVKQYALEQGLGPVLQPRSLRRNGKYPEEAGAAVDALAQIAPDVMVVAAYGLILPAEVLALPRYGCLNIHASLLPRWRGAAPIHRAIEAGDAQTGITLMQMDEGLDTGAMIQGETVPIGPGDTTGTLHDALAALGGRMVVEALRRLAAGQPLTGTPQPAEGVTYAEKIAKEEAPLDLRRPAAALAAQVRAFNPFPGATVQVGETVIKCWQAQPLASTASHPQAPGTVLAADADGVVIACGEGALRVTELQKPGGRRVPAQQFLQSMPLPPGTRCAVAGGTA, from the coding sequence ATGTCCCAAGCCGCAAGCCCATCCCAAGCGCTGCGCGTTGCCTTTGCCGGCACGCCCGAATTCGCCCGCGTGGCGCTCGAAGCCATCCACGCCGCCGGTTTCCCGGTGGTGGCGGTGCTCAGCCAGCCCGACCGGCCAGCTGGCCGCGGCTTGCAGCTGCAGGCCAGCCCGGTCAAGCAGTACGCGCTGGAGCAGGGCCTGGGCCCGGTGCTGCAGCCACGCTCGCTGCGCCGCAACGGCAAGTATCCCGAAGAGGCCGGCGCCGCCGTGGACGCGCTGGCGCAGATCGCCCCGGATGTCATGGTGGTGGCTGCGTACGGCCTGATCCTGCCAGCCGAGGTGCTGGCGTTGCCGCGCTACGGCTGCCTGAACATCCATGCCTCGCTGCTGCCGCGCTGGCGGGGCGCCGCGCCCATCCATCGCGCCATTGAGGCTGGCGATGCGCAGACCGGCATCACGCTGATGCAGATGGACGAAGGGCTGGATACGGGCGCGATGATCCAGGGCGAAACCGTGCCGATCGGCCCCGGCGACACCACCGGCACCCTGCACGATGCGCTGGCCGCGCTGGGCGGGCGCATGGTGGTGGAGGCGCTGCGCCGCCTCGCGGCGGGCCAGCCGCTCACCGGCACGCCGCAGCCGGCCGAGGGCGTGACCTATGCCGAGAAGATCGCCAAGGAAGAAGCCCCGCTGGACCTGCGCCGCCCGGCTGCGGCGCTGGCCGCCCAGGTGCGCGCCTTCAACCCGTTCCCCGGCGCCACCGTGCAGGTCGGCGAGACCGTCATCAAGTGCTGGCAGGCCCAGCCCCTGGCGTCCACGGCCAGCCACCCGCAGGCACCGGGCACCGTGCTCGCGGCGGATGCCGATGGCGTGGTGATCGCCTGCGGCGAGGGCGCGCTGCGCGTGACCGAGTTGCAAAAGCCGGGCGGGCGCCGCGTGCCGGCCCAGCAGTTCCTGCAGAGCATGCCGCTGCCGCCGGGTACCCGCTGCGCCGTGGCTGGCGGCACGGCATAA
- the def gene encoding peptide deformylase, whose translation MAKLDILTYPDPRLHTVAKPVAVVDDRIRKLVADMAETMYEAPGIGLAATQVDVHEQVVVIDISETRDELQVFINPEIVWSSNTRKVAEEGCLSVPEVYDRVERPDHVRVRALNEKGEPFEIEAGDLLAVCIQHEMDHLKGKVFVEYLSPLKLQRIKSKLVKLHKRERTRM comes from the coding sequence ATGGCTAAACTCGATATCCTGACCTACCCCGATCCCCGCCTGCATACCGTGGCAAAACCGGTTGCCGTGGTGGACGACCGCATTCGCAAGCTGGTAGCGGACATGGCCGAGACCATGTATGAAGCCCCCGGCATCGGCCTGGCCGCGACCCAGGTGGACGTGCACGAACAGGTGGTGGTGATCGATATCTCCGAGACCCGCGACGAACTGCAGGTCTTCATCAACCCGGAGATCGTCTGGTCCAGCAACACCCGCAAGGTGGCCGAAGAGGGCTGCCTGTCGGTGCCCGAAGTCTACGACCGGGTCGAGCGCCCGGACCATGTGCGCGTACGCGCACTGAACGAGAAGGGCGAGCCCTTCGAGATCGAAGCCGGCGACCTGCTGGCCGTGTGCATCCAGCACGAAATGGACCACCTCAAGGGCAAGGTCTTCGTCGAGTACCTGTCGCCACTCAAGCTTCAGCGCATCAAGTCCAAGCTGGTCAAGCTGCACAAGCGCGAACGCACCCGTATGTAA
- a CDS encoding LysM peptidoglycan-binding domain-containing protein has product MRDLTKEHQAAPGRRPYAFARWMLCAAGITAATGAPVHAADLTVTPAQRAQATVTAQQGIAAADLAPDAPQQYVVRGGDTLWGISGRFLRQPWRWPELWGMNQQQIRNPHLIYPGQVLYLIQRDGRAWLSTSPDAGGTVRLTPSVRSEGGPGGAIASIPAKDIEPFLIRPLVVDQGTLETSARIIALPESRVYLGMGDTAYARGISPPEAVVGSDWQAFKPVKPVKDPVTGRVLGYEAEYQGNVRVSRPPEGFDVVTTVKVTAAQQEMGSGTLLMPQPAREPVRYVPRAPDVMLDGRIAAVYGGVQFGGAKQVVVLNIGTAAGLEPGHVLALSRAGQVVRDRTDGNRAIQLPDERYGLAFVFRVFPGVAYALVTDASNAIEVGDRVTSPR; this is encoded by the coding sequence ATGCGCGATCTTACCAAAGAACACCAGGCGGCGCCGGGCCGCAGGCCGTACGCGTTTGCCCGTTGGATGTTGTGTGCGGCCGGAATCACCGCCGCCACAGGGGCGCCAGTACATGCCGCCGATCTTACCGTCACCCCGGCCCAGCGGGCCCAGGCCACCGTTACCGCGCAGCAGGGCATTGCCGCCGCTGACCTGGCACCGGACGCCCCCCAGCAGTATGTCGTGCGAGGGGGTGACACGCTTTGGGGGATCTCCGGGCGCTTCCTGCGCCAGCCCTGGCGCTGGCCCGAGCTGTGGGGGATGAACCAGCAGCAGATCCGCAATCCACACCTGATATATCCCGGCCAGGTCCTGTACCTGATTCAGCGCGACGGCCGCGCCTGGCTTTCGACCAGCCCCGATGCCGGCGGCACGGTGCGGCTCACGCCAAGCGTGCGCAGCGAAGGCGGGCCCGGCGGCGCCATCGCCAGCATTCCCGCCAAGGACATCGAGCCGTTCCTGATCCGCCCGCTGGTGGTGGACCAGGGCACGCTGGAGACCTCGGCGCGCATCATTGCCCTGCCCGAGTCGCGGGTCTACCTGGGCATGGGCGACACAGCCTATGCGCGCGGCATTTCCCCGCCCGAGGCGGTGGTCGGCAGCGACTGGCAGGCCTTCAAGCCGGTCAAGCCGGTCAAGGACCCGGTTACCGGCCGCGTGCTGGGCTATGAAGCCGAGTATCAGGGCAATGTTCGTGTGTCGCGTCCGCCGGAAGGCTTCGACGTGGTAACTACCGTCAAGGTCACGGCGGCCCAGCAGGAAATGGGCTCTGGCACCTTGCTGATGCCCCAGCCGGCACGCGAGCCGGTGCGCTATGTGCCCCGCGCGCCGGATGTCATGCTCGATGGCCGTATCGCGGCGGTCTACGGCGGCGTGCAATTCGGCGGCGCCAAGCAGGTGGTGGTGCTCAATATCGGCACTGCCGCGGGCCTCGAGCCCGGCCACGTGCTTGCGCTGTCGCGCGCCGGCCAGGTGGTGCGCGATCGCACGGATGGCAACCGCGCCATCCAGTTGCCCGACGAGCGCTATGGCCTGGCCTTCGTGTTCCGCGTGTTTCCGGGCGTGGCCTACGCCTTGGTCACCGATGCCTCGAACGCAATCGAGGTGGGCGACCGCGTGACGTCGCCGCGTTGA
- the dprA gene encoding DNA-processing protein DprA: MTGLAATGANPAPVPTTTRSAADIEAWLRLTGARGLGTGALRQLLATFGLPHQLLAQTVSALAAVIPEKHARALLAPPDAATMALVERTVAWAAEPGNHVVTLADAAYPRPLLDLSDPPLVLYVKGRLGALGGPAIAMVGARSATVQGMEDARRFARVLSGAGLTVVSGLALGIDGAAHEGALEGAGGTVAVIGTGADLVYPARHRDLAHRIAAHGAIVSEFALGMPGRSHHFPQRNRIIAALARGVLVVEAAARSGSLITARLASEMGREVYAIPGSIHAPLSNGCHLLIRQGAKLVETAQDVLEEFGMAGGDAARPVAPAPMPALDDVLGLTLTHDPVTLDALCARTALPPEQVMASLLTLELAGAVERLPGNAYRRVS, translated from the coding sequence TTGACCGGGCTGGCAGCAACCGGCGCCAACCCGGCGCCGGTGCCCACCACCACCCGCAGCGCTGCCGACATCGAGGCATGGCTGCGGCTGACCGGTGCCCGTGGCCTGGGCACAGGCGCCTTGCGCCAGTTGCTGGCCACCTTCGGGCTGCCGCACCAATTGCTGGCCCAGACCGTCAGCGCACTGGCGGCGGTCATCCCCGAGAAGCACGCCCGGGCGCTGCTGGCACCGCCCGATGCTGCCACCATGGCGCTGGTCGAGCGCACTGTGGCCTGGGCCGCCGAGCCCGGCAACCATGTGGTGACGCTGGCCGATGCCGCCTATCCCCGTCCCTTGCTGGATCTGTCCGACCCGCCGCTGGTGCTGTACGTCAAAGGCCGGCTGGGCGCGCTTGGCGGCCCGGCCATTGCCATGGTCGGCGCGCGCAGTGCCACCGTGCAGGGCATGGAGGATGCGCGGCGCTTTGCCCGCGTGTTGTCCGGCGCCGGGCTGACGGTGGTGTCGGGGCTTGCGCTGGGCATCGACGGCGCAGCGCACGAGGGGGCTCTGGAAGGTGCTGGCGGTACCGTCGCGGTGATCGGCACCGGCGCTGACCTGGTCTACCCCGCCCGGCATCGCGACCTGGCCCACCGCATCGCGGCGCATGGCGCCATCGTCAGCGAGTTCGCGCTCGGCATGCCCGGGCGCAGCCACCACTTTCCCCAGCGCAACCGCATCATCGCGGCGCTCGCGCGCGGCGTGCTGGTGGTGGAGGCGGCCGCGCGCTCGGGGTCGCTCATTACCGCGCGGCTGGCATCCGAGATGGGACGGGAGGTCTATGCCATTCCCGGCTCGATCCATGCGCCGCTGTCCAATGGGTGCCACCTGTTGATCCGCCAGGGCGCCAAGCTGGTGGAAACCGCGCAGGATGTGCTCGAGGAATTTGGCATGGCAGGGGGGGATGCCGCCCGGCCGGTGGCGCCTGCGCCCATGCCGGCGCTGGACGATGTCCTCGGCCTGACGCTCACCCACGACCCCGTCACGCTGGACGCGCTGTGCGCGCGTACAGCCCTGCCACCCGAGCAAGTGATGGCCAGCCTGCTGACACTGGAACTGGCGGGCGCGGTGGAGCGCCTGCCGGGTAATGCCTATCGCCGTGTAAGCTAG